From the genome of Muricauda sp. SCSIO 64092, one region includes:
- a CDS encoding M20/M25/M40 family metallo-hydrolase: MKRSFFFVCSLVLTFGFGQELDSTALKSQVAEAIRDLRDFIAIPNDALNPSDIDDNIFWLKKQFEKRGFNTAVLDTDNLPLFFAALPMDDTKPSVLIYMHFDGQSVDASKWNQPDPYKVVLKKPDGDTFEKMKFEELGEDINYDWRLFGRSTSDDKGPIVMLLHALDLLKKEETELPFNVKVILDGEEEKGSKPLPNAVKQYRELLQADFLLIHDGPMHASGKPTIIYGCRGITTLTLTTHGPFKPQHSGHYGNYAPNPGFQLAQLLATMKNAEGRVTIPGYYEGISLNEETQTILKSVPDDAVAISEQLQFKTHEKVGSFYQEALQYPSLNIRGLGSGWIGEKVRTIVPESATAELDLRLVPESDGNRLKRLVKDHIKKQGFHVLDHVPNKEERLAHEKIVTVTEGGVTDAFRTSFDNAYGKFLINTLRSTFGEEVVQIRIMGGTVPIAPFINELKIPAFIIPMVNPDNNQHSPNENLKIGQLAYGIRAFHSLLSHRPDK, translated from the coding sequence ATGAAACGCAGCTTTTTTTTTGTTTGCTCCCTGGTGTTGACATTTGGCTTTGGCCAAGAATTGGACAGTACCGCTTTAAAGTCACAGGTAGCCGAGGCGATCAGGGATTTAAGGGATTTTATTGCCATACCCAATGACGCCCTAAATCCCAGTGATATTGACGATAATATCTTTTGGCTCAAAAAGCAATTTGAAAAACGGGGATTCAATACCGCAGTATTGGATACCGACAACCTGCCCCTATTTTTTGCGGCCCTTCCCATGGACGATACCAAACCTTCGGTATTGATCTATATGCATTTTGATGGGCAATCCGTGGATGCCTCTAAATGGAATCAGCCCGATCCCTATAAAGTGGTCCTTAAAAAACCTGATGGTGATACTTTTGAGAAGATGAAATTTGAGGAACTGGGGGAGGACATCAATTACGATTGGCGGCTTTTTGGCCGCTCCACTTCAGATGACAAGGGTCCCATTGTGATGTTGTTACATGCCCTGGACCTCCTAAAAAAAGAGGAAACGGAGCTTCCCTTTAACGTCAAGGTGATTCTGGATGGGGAAGAGGAAAAAGGCAGTAAACCGTTGCCCAATGCCGTAAAGCAGTACAGAGAGCTATTGCAAGCCGATTTTTTATTGATCCACGACGGACCAATGCACGCTTCGGGAAAACCCACTATCATTTATGGCTGCCGGGGGATTACCACGCTTACATTGACAACCCATGGCCCTTTCAAACCCCAACATAGTGGACATTATGGAAATTATGCCCCAAACCCGGGGTTTCAATTGGCCCAACTTCTGGCCACTATGAAAAATGCTGAAGGCCGTGTGACCATACCTGGGTATTATGAGGGTATTTCATTAAATGAAGAAACCCAGACCATTCTCAAAAGCGTGCCCGATGATGCTGTGGCCATTTCAGAGCAACTACAGTTTAAAACCCATGAAAAAGTAGGGAGTTTTTACCAAGAGGCCTTGCAATATCCAAGCCTGAACATAAGAGGTCTCGGCTCCGGATGGATCGGTGAAAAGGTCAGGACCATCGTTCCCGAAAGCGCCACGGCGGAGCTGGACCTGCGGCTGGTACCGGAATCGGATGGCAATCGGTTAAAACGTCTGGTCAAAGACCATATTAAAAAACAGGGATTTCATGTTTTGGACCATGTGCCCAACAAAGAGGAACGCCTGGCCCATGAGAAAATAGTCACGGTTACCGAAGGCGGTGTTACCGATGCCTTTAGAACCAGTTTTGACAATGCCTATGGGAAGTTTTTGATAAACACCTTACGTAGCACTTTTGGCGAAGAAGTCGTACAGATTCGGATTATGGGAGGTACGGTACCCATCGCCCCTTTTATCAACGAGTTGAAAATACCGGCTTTTATAATACCAATGGTCAATCCCGATAATAACCAACATAGCCCAAACGAAAATTTAAAAATTGGACAATTGGCTTATGGCATAAGGGCATTCCATTCCCTATTAAGTCATAGACCGGATAAATAA
- a CDS encoding LytR/AlgR family response regulator transcription factor, whose amino-acid sequence MNYKTVIIDDSSVHRLAISFLVQNHPKLQLIGAYSDPYEGIKAIYEHNVDIVFMDILLDNLNAFELLDQIQIPAAIVLNSSWEKFSSRARQYGIQYFLTKPMQKSAFETAVKGVLQSLESDKVKKHATS is encoded by the coding sequence ATGAACTATAAAACGGTTATCATAGATGACTCTTCAGTACATCGCCTAGCTATTTCATTCCTAGTACAAAATCATCCAAAATTGCAATTGATAGGAGCATATTCCGACCCTTATGAAGGTATTAAAGCAATCTACGAGCACAATGTGGATATTGTTTTTATGGACATTCTTTTGGACAATCTAAATGCTTTTGAATTATTGGATCAGATTCAAATACCTGCAGCCATTGTCCTGAATTCCTCCTGGGAAAAGTTTTCGTCCAGGGCCCGGCAATATGGCATCCAATATTTTTTGACAAAACCAATGCAAAAAAGCGCTTTTGAAACGGCAGTTAAAGGAGTCTTACAATCCTTGGAAAGCGACAAAGTAAAAAAGCACGCTACTTCTTAA
- a CDS encoding acyltransferase family protein: protein MKPERLHYIDWLRVLAFMTLILFHCAVPFVEHYTWEINNTETSPWITRIIRWVHQWRLPMLFFISGVGVRFSLRKRSIPKFMGERFVRLLVPLVFAIFFITPIQVYFEWLQKGRITSGYMEFYPSVYEIVPYPDGSFTWSHMWFVAYLFVFTILLLPIFSMAKIKWFNRFRKMIGPIFGNPIAHLVLATPFVLYIFWLYIDWPEQGSLINDWYVFISSITFYVLGFFLGAIQNFWDTCLKYRRMFLVVALTMAIVLFARYYWNWELNKPKEQDMDLYVYGLLNDLHIWTIILAAIGYAMKYLNFSNKNLSYLNTAVYPFYITHQAVIVASGYYILEWDMGILPKLLLLVLVCLTAIWSLYHFIIRKTILTRVLFGMRWNYGNKP from the coding sequence TTGAAACCGGAACGACTACATTATATCGATTGGCTGCGTGTCCTGGCCTTTATGACCTTAATTCTATTTCATTGTGCGGTACCTTTTGTGGAGCACTATACCTGGGAAATCAACAATACGGAAACTTCCCCTTGGATAACACGGATCATTAGGTGGGTACATCAGTGGCGATTGCCCATGCTCTTTTTTATATCTGGGGTAGGGGTGCGGTTCTCATTGCGCAAACGGAGCATCCCCAAGTTTATGGGCGAGCGTTTTGTACGATTGCTTGTTCCACTCGTTTTTGCCATTTTTTTCATTACTCCCATTCAAGTATATTTTGAATGGTTGCAAAAGGGCCGGATAACGTCCGGTTATATGGAATTCTACCCTTCGGTCTATGAAATAGTTCCCTATCCCGATGGTTCGTTTACATGGAGCCATATGTGGTTTGTGGCCTATTTGTTTGTTTTTACCATTTTATTGCTACCAATTTTCTCCATGGCAAAAATTAAATGGTTCAACAGGTTCAGGAAAATGATCGGTCCAATTTTTGGAAATCCCATCGCCCATCTTGTTTTGGCAACCCCCTTTGTGCTGTATATTTTTTGGTTGTATATCGACTGGCCCGAACAGGGAAGTCTTATCAACGACTGGTATGTTTTTATTTCTTCGATTACATTTTACGTGTTGGGGTTTTTTCTTGGGGCCATTCAGAATTTCTGGGATACCTGTTTGAAGTATCGAAGGATGTTCCTAGTGGTCGCCCTTACCATGGCAATCGTACTTTTCGCAAGGTACTACTGGAACTGGGAACTCAATAAACCAAAGGAGCAGGATATGGACCTTTATGTTTATGGCCTTTTAAATGATCTGCATATTTGGACCATTATCCTTGCTGCCATTGGCTACGCTATGAAATACCTCAATTTTTCGAACAAGAACTTAAGTTATCTCAATACAGCGGTATATCCCTTTTACATCACGCATCAGGCGGTTATTGTGGCCTCGGGATACTACATATTGGAATGGGATATGGGCATTTTACCAAAATTGCTGCTTCTAGTGCTGGTGTGTTTAACAGCTATTTGGTCGTTGTACCATTTCATCATTAGAAAAACCATACTGACAAGGGTATTGTTCGGCATGCGATGGAATTATGGGAACAAGCCATGA
- a CDS encoding phosphoenolpyruvate carboxylase: MQRSQKLDEFKKSITNKFKIYNSLFLSLPYTDMENVGMLVPLLFEQCKKGLKSGKKPQDILSDFFTQFVGIEEEQAQIDFMFRIIQYVERQVVLYDSVEDAAFPKLQEYTSSLSIKDYFELVDQNKNWDKIAKKLSSFSARIVLTAHPTQFYSPSVLDIIADMRVLIDENRIDDIDLTLQQLGLTSLINAKKPTPLDEAKNIIHILRNTYYQAIGELFQYVKSNIRDSNFDNYNIIKLGFWPGGDRDGNPFVTADMTRKVADELRLTLMKCYYNDLKVLRRKLTFKGLQESLNDLNLKLYKAMFQENFLLSYAEIAEKLTEIRQTLITDYHSLYLDELNALLDKVHIFKTHFAALDIRQDHSKHYLTVETVLRQQGAITDSLDELSQNELVKWLLEGDVSLDPNDFSEDIVKETIINIKQLKEIQERNGEDGCNRYIISNSEDIFAVLFVFGLFRWCGWKTEEITFDIIPLFETMKGMEASEAVMQNLFDTPIYRNHLKRRNETHTIMLGFSDGTKDGGYLKANWSILKTKETLSKICKKNGIKAIFFDGRGGPPARGGGKTHRFYAAQTKDVANHEIQLTIQGQTITSTYGTKEQFIHNAEQLLTAGLSNNLFGKEHLIPTAQRKLIEELSELSYKKYEALKQHEKFIPYLEQRSTLKYYTRANIGSRPGKRGNKKQLTLSDLRAISFVGSWSQLKQNVPGYFGLGTAIKKLKEEGRFGEVKALYRDVPFFRALMHNSMMSLAKTNFDLTSYMRDDQEFGGFWSILNEEFELSKKMLLQVSGHKILMEDEVVSRESVRIRERIVLPLLVIQQNALYHITQDSNLKELYEKIVTRSLYGNINASRNSA, encoded by the coding sequence ATGCAACGGTCCCAAAAGTTGGACGAGTTCAAAAAATCGATCACCAATAAATTTAAGATTTACAATAGTCTTTTTCTAAGTCTGCCCTATACGGATATGGAAAATGTGGGCATGTTGGTGCCCCTTCTTTTTGAGCAATGCAAGAAAGGACTTAAGTCCGGTAAAAAACCCCAGGATATTTTGAGTGACTTTTTCACACAATTTGTAGGGATTGAAGAGGAGCAGGCACAAATAGATTTCATGTTCCGCATTATACAATATGTGGAACGCCAAGTGGTCCTCTACGACAGTGTGGAGGATGCCGCCTTTCCCAAACTACAGGAATATACCAGTTCCCTTTCCATAAAGGATTATTTTGAATTGGTAGATCAAAACAAAAACTGGGATAAAATCGCAAAGAAACTTTCATCATTCAGTGCCAGGATCGTACTAACGGCACACCCAACGCAATTCTATTCCCCTTCGGTTTTGGATATTATTGCGGATATGCGCGTGCTGATTGATGAAAATCGTATTGATGATATTGATTTGACCTTACAGCAATTGGGCCTTACTTCATTGATAAATGCTAAAAAGCCTACCCCTTTGGATGAGGCCAAGAATATTATCCATATTCTCCGGAACACATATTACCAGGCCATTGGGGAACTTTTTCAATATGTAAAAAGTAATATTCGGGACAGTAATTTTGACAATTACAATATTATAAAACTCGGTTTTTGGCCGGGAGGGGATCGGGATGGAAATCCGTTTGTTACTGCCGATATGACCCGAAAAGTCGCAGACGAGCTTCGATTGACCTTAATGAAATGCTATTATAACGATTTAAAGGTCTTGCGGAGAAAACTCACCTTCAAGGGACTCCAAGAGTCTTTAAACGACTTGAACCTGAAGCTTTATAAAGCCATGTTTCAAGAGAACTTTTTGTTGTCGTATGCGGAAATTGCCGAAAAGCTGACCGAAATCAGACAGACACTCATTACCGATTACCATTCCCTGTACTTGGATGAATTGAATGCCCTATTGGATAAAGTACACATTTTCAAGACCCATTTTGCGGCTTTGGACATTCGCCAGGACCATAGCAAGCATTATTTGACCGTGGAGACCGTTTTAAGGCAGCAAGGAGCAATAACGGATTCCCTGGACGAGCTTTCCCAAAACGAATTGGTAAAATGGTTATTGGAGGGGGATGTTTCTTTGGATCCCAATGATTTTAGCGAAGATATCGTCAAAGAGACCATAATTAATATCAAGCAGTTAAAGGAAATCCAGGAAAGGAATGGTGAAGATGGATGTAATCGCTATATCATCAGTAACTCCGAGGACATTTTTGCAGTATTGTTTGTGTTTGGTCTGTTCCGATGGTGTGGCTGGAAGACCGAAGAGATTACCTTTGATATCATTCCATTATTCGAAACGATGAAGGGTATGGAAGCCTCGGAAGCGGTAATGCAAAACCTTTTTGATACTCCAATCTACAGGAATCATTTAAAACGTAGAAACGAGACACATACCATAATGCTTGGTTTTTCGGATGGCACCAAAGATGGCGGCTACCTAAAGGCCAACTGGAGCATTTTAAAAACCAAGGAGACCCTCAGTAAAATCTGTAAGAAAAATGGGATCAAGGCCATTTTCTTTGATGGTAGGGGAGGCCCACCAGCGCGTGGTGGGGGAAAAACCCATCGTTTTTATGCTGCACAGACCAAGGATGTGGCCAATCATGAAATCCAGCTGACCATCCAGGGACAGACCATTACCAGTACGTATGGGACCAAAGAGCAGTTTATCCATAATGCGGAACAATTGCTGACCGCAGGATTGAGCAACAATCTTTTTGGGAAGGAACATTTAATTCCCACTGCACAGCGGAAATTGATCGAAGAACTCTCTGAACTCAGTTACAAGAAGTACGAAGCGTTAAAACAGCACGAAAAATTCATTCCATATCTGGAACAGCGGAGCACTTTAAAGTATTATACCAGGGCCAATATTGGTAGTCGACCTGGAAAACGCGGCAATAAAAAACAACTGACCCTTTCCGATTTAAGGGCAATTTCCTTTGTGGGCTCCTGGAGCCAGCTGAAGCAAAACGTACCGGGTTATTTTGGATTGGGAACAGCCATAAAAAAGCTAAAGGAAGAAGGTCGATTTGGGGAAGTAAAAGCATTGTACAGGGACGTTCCCTTTTTTAGAGCACTAATGCACAACAGTATGATGTCCCTGGCCAAAACCAATTTTGATTTGACCAGTTATATGCGGGATGACCAAGAATTTGGTGGGTTTTGGAGCATTTTGAACGAGGAGTTTGAACTATCAAAAAAAATGCTCCTTCAGGTTTCCGGGCATAAAATCCTCATGGAGGATGAAGTGGTTTCAAGGGAATCCGTCCGTATACGGGAACGTATTGTGTTACCGCTGTTGGTCATACAACAAAATGCGCTGTACCACATCACCCAAGATTCCAATCTTAAGGAATTATACGAAAAGATCGTGACCCGTTCCTTGTACGGAAATATCAATGCCAGTCGTAATTCCGCATAA
- a CDS encoding uracil-DNA glycosylase family protein: protein MFLHQHPYPPFLFRGVEKLIVGTLPPPRFTSRKLKEGDVDFCYGSRDGQLWPILDRIFQLGLVFETTDKAIHQRKQFLRKYKIGICDIVELAERQKVDASDLGMQNVQLRDMLGYLERFPTVHTLLFTGGNSKNGPEYFFRRHLKAHGLQLERVSDQVPRIHKFLHPATQKSVTTVSLIAPSGAANRAVGSLREYKELKNENPEFNTLDFRVLQYQKFF from the coding sequence ATGTTTTTACATCAGCACCCATATCCCCCATTTTTGTTCAGGGGTGTGGAAAAATTAATAGTTGGGACCTTACCTCCCCCCAGATTTACTTCGCGTAAACTAAAGGAAGGAGATGTGGATTTCTGCTATGGCAGTAGGGACGGACAGCTATGGCCCATTCTGGACAGGATTTTTCAATTGGGGCTGGTTTTTGAGACTACGGATAAGGCAATCCATCAACGGAAACAATTTCTTAGAAAATATAAGATCGGTATTTGTGACATTGTGGAACTTGCAGAACGTCAAAAGGTGGATGCTTCGGATTTGGGTATGCAGAATGTGCAACTTCGGGATATGCTTGGGTATCTCGAAAGATTTCCTACAGTCCACACCCTTTTGTTCACCGGGGGCAATAGTAAAAATGGGCCCGAGTATTTCTTTAGGAGACACCTAAAGGCACATGGGCTGCAGTTGGAACGCGTATCCGATCAGGTACCCCGGATCCATAAATTCTTACATCCTGCCACACAGAAAAGCGTTACGACCGTTTCCTTGATTGCCCCGTCCGGAGCGGCCAACAGGGCAGTAGGGAGCCTAAGGGAATACAAAGAACTTAAAAACGAAAATCCTGAATTCAATACGTTGGATTTCAGGGTGCTCCAATATCAAAAGTTTTTTTGA
- a CDS encoding 30S ribosomal protein THX — translation MGKGDIKTKRGKIANKSFGARRKRKIKKRTSVEEKVSTEKAK, via the coding sequence ATGGGAAAAGGGGACATTAAGACCAAAAGGGGAAAAATTGCGAACAAATCTTTCGGGGCAAGAAGAAAACGGAAAATAAAAAAACGAACTTCAGTAGAGGAAAAGGTCAGTACGGAAAAGGCAAAATAA
- the yaaA gene encoding peroxide stress protein YaaA encodes MKIVISPAKSLDFDSDLPTDRFSQPEFLGLSEKLNKVLVKKKPKVLSQLMSISDNLAQLNWERNQQFSIPFTTENARPAVYAFNGDVYQGLDAYSIPENKLEQLQSTLRILSGLYGILKPLDLIQPYRLEMGTQLKVGRKKNLYEFWKKTLTAHLNAELMDGELFINLASNEYFGAIDAKALKVPVISPVFKDWKNDKLKVISFFAKKARGSMVRYILDNDAHTLDDIKGFDYDDYQFSQEHTVKENEPVFIR; translated from the coding sequence ATGAAAATTGTTATTTCCCCTGCCAAATCGCTGGATTTTGATTCTGATCTGCCCACGGATAGATTTAGTCAACCTGAATTCCTGGGATTGTCGGAAAAACTAAATAAGGTCTTGGTAAAAAAGAAACCCAAGGTACTGTCCCAATTAATGTCAATTTCGGACAATCTTGCCCAATTGAATTGGGAAAGGAACCAACAATTCTCCATCCCATTTACCACAGAAAATGCGAGACCTGCGGTTTATGCCTTTAATGGCGATGTCTATCAAGGCCTGGATGCCTATTCCATACCCGAAAACAAACTGGAACAATTACAATCCACATTGCGAATCCTGTCCGGTCTTTACGGAATTTTGAAACCCTTGGATTTGATTCAACCCTATAGGCTTGAAATGGGTACCCAGTTAAAGGTTGGTCGTAAAAAGAACCTTTATGAGTTTTGGAAAAAAACATTGACCGCGCATTTAAATGCAGAACTTATGGACGGTGAACTTTTTATAAACTTGGCAAGTAATGAATATTTTGGCGCCATTGATGCCAAGGCCTTAAAAGTTCCCGTGATATCGCCGGTATTCAAGGATTGGAAGAATGATAAATTAAAGGTCATTAGCTTTTTTGCAAAAAAGGCACGTGGTTCCATGGTCCGATACATTCTGGACAACGATGCCCATACCCTGGATGATATCAAAGGATTTGATTATGATGATTACCAATTTAGTCAGGAACATACGGTGAAGGAGAACGAACCCGTATTTATTCGATAG
- a CDS encoding RluA family pseudouridine synthase, translating into MMDSDTSDLSQDELFEHYRFEASKGQEPLRVDKFLMNFIENATRNKIQQAAKQGHIWVNNKQVKQNYRVKAGDQVKVLFEHPPYEFLLTPEAIPLDVVFEDDQVLVVNKPAGMVVHPGHGNYSGTLLNALVHHIKDLPNNSSGRPGLVHRIDKDTSGLLVIAKTDMAMANLAQQFFEKSTEREYVALVWGSLKEDEGTIEGPIARNPKNRLQMMVFPEGEQGKDAITHYKVLQRLGYVTLVSCKLETGRTHQIRVHMKHLGHTLFNDGRYGGDKILKGTTFTKYKQFVENCFKILPRQALHARTLGFIHPTTGKQLLFDSQIPDDIAKCIEKWEGYAKHLDG; encoded by the coding sequence ATGATGGATTCTGATACCTCCGATCTATCACAAGATGAGCTTTTTGAACATTACCGATTTGAGGCTTCAAAGGGGCAAGAACCGCTTAGGGTGGATAAATTTTTGATGAACTTCATTGAGAACGCCACGAGAAACAAGATTCAACAAGCGGCCAAACAGGGTCATATTTGGGTAAACAACAAGCAAGTAAAACAGAATTATCGCGTAAAGGCCGGGGACCAGGTAAAAGTACTTTTTGAACACCCTCCGTACGAGTTTTTGTTGACGCCGGAAGCTATTCCATTGGACGTGGTTTTTGAGGACGATCAGGTTTTAGTGGTCAACAAACCTGCTGGAATGGTAGTCCATCCGGGACATGGGAATTATTCGGGAACACTGCTGAATGCCTTGGTACATCACATTAAGGATTTACCCAACAATAGCTCTGGAAGACCTGGTTTGGTACATCGTATTGATAAGGATACCTCTGGTTTATTGGTCATCGCAAAAACGGATATGGCCATGGCCAATTTGGCACAACAGTTTTTTGAAAAATCCACCGAACGGGAATATGTTGCCCTGGTCTGGGGGAGCTTAAAAGAAGATGAAGGCACTATTGAAGGACCTATTGCCCGTAATCCCAAAAATAGATTACAAATGATGGTATTCCCGGAAGGGGAACAGGGTAAGGATGCCATTACACATTACAAAGTGTTGCAACGATTGGGATACGTGACCTTGGTTTCCTGTAAATTGGAAACGGGCAGAACACATCAGATTCGGGTGCATATGAAGCATTTGGGGCATACCTTGTTCAATGACGGGCGATATGGAGGGGATAAAATTTTAAAAGGAACCACCTTTACCAAATACAAACAGTTTGTGGAAAACTGTTTCAAGATTCTGCCAAGACAGGCACTCCATGCCAGGACCTTGGGATTTATTCATCCCACCACGGGGAAGCAACTACTTTTTGATTCTCAAATCCCTGATGATATTGCAAAATGTATCGAGAAATGGGAAGGATATGCCAAGCATCTGGATGGGTAG
- a CDS encoding PASTA domain-containing protein, which translates to MRNFLDFLRSRTFLIQLGLAVLVFIAICFMTLRWLKGSTNHGEFVEVPDFSKMSVMDMRKAAEDAGLRYEVLDSTNYDPNYPRFSILEQDPPAGTKVKENRKIYFTVNPSGYKKVTIPKIIQVTRRNATSMLRAVGLDVQGVTYIDQLGKDMVYYIRYKGKEMNPGDKLPRTSKVELICGNGTIPGRAIIKAESQNQ; encoded by the coding sequence ATGAGGAATTTCCTGGATTTTCTGCGGAGCAGAACATTTTTGATTCAATTGGGCTTGGCAGTCCTGGTTTTTATTGCCATTTGTTTTATGACATTACGCTGGTTAAAAGGTAGCACCAACCATGGGGAGTTTGTTGAAGTGCCCGATTTTTCAAAAATGTCCGTAATGGATATGCGAAAAGCCGCCGAGGATGCCGGCCTGCGTTACGAGGTTTTGGATTCCACGAACTATGACCCCAATTATCCTAGGTTTTCCATTCTTGAACAGGATCCCCCCGCCGGGACCAAGGTCAAGGAAAACCGAAAAATCTATTTTACCGTGAACCCTTCGGGCTATAAAAAGGTGACCATCCCCAAAATTATTCAGGTTACCCGTCGTAATGCCACTTCCATGTTACGGGCAGTTGGGTTGGATGTACAAGGGGTTACCTACATAGACCAATTGGGAAAGGATATGGTCTACTATATCAGGTACAAAGGCAAAGAGATGAATCCTGGGGATAAATTGCCCAGAACTTCCAAAGTAGAATTGATTTGTGGGAACGGTACAATCCCTGGACGTGCCATCATAAAAGCAGAATCCCAAAACCAATGA
- a CDS encoding D-alanine--D-alanine ligase has protein sequence MKKNIAIIIGGYSSEYAISVKSGTVVQQHLDNEIFNTYNIVIGPDNWYHELQTGERVEIDKHDFSLSLPNGRIKFDCVFNAIHGTPGEDGLLQAYFELLGIPQTSCGYYQAALTFNKRDLLSTLKPYGIKCATSYYVNKGEEINTNEIVIKVGLPCFVKANRAGSSFGISKVYLGEELPSAIQKAFEEDDEIIIESFLHGTEVSVGVITYKGKVKVLPMTEIVSENDFFDYEAKYQGKSQEITPARISDTQYQNAARIAKKIYSVLKMTGYTRSEFIFQGDEPYLLEVNTTPGLTEESILPQQAREAGISLSELFESAIEEALK, from the coding sequence GTGAAAAAGAACATTGCCATTATCATAGGGGGTTATTCCAGTGAGTACGCAATATCCGTGAAAAGCGGTACTGTGGTCCAACAGCATTTGGACAATGAAATATTCAATACGTACAACATAGTTATTGGACCTGATAACTGGTACCACGAACTGCAAACTGGGGAGAGGGTTGAAATCGACAAACACGATTTTAGTTTGAGCCTGCCCAATGGAAGAATAAAATTTGACTGTGTTTTCAATGCCATACATGGAACCCCAGGGGAAGATGGTCTGCTACAGGCCTATTTTGAACTCCTGGGCATACCACAAACTTCCTGTGGTTATTATCAAGCAGCTTTGACCTTTAACAAAAGGGACTTGTTGAGTACTTTAAAACCCTATGGCATAAAATGTGCAACCTCCTATTACGTGAACAAAGGAGAGGAAATAAACACCAATGAAATCGTTATAAAAGTAGGATTGCCCTGTTTTGTAAAGGCCAATAGGGCGGGAAGCAGCTTTGGCATCAGCAAGGTGTATTTGGGGGAAGAATTGCCATCTGCCATCCAAAAGGCATTTGAGGAGGATGATGAGATCATCATTGAATCCTTTTTGCATGGGACCGAAGTCTCCGTTGGGGTAATTACCTATAAGGGAAAAGTCAAGGTTTTACCAATGACGGAAATAGTAAGTGAAAATGATTTCTTTGATTATGAAGCCAAGTACCAAGGGAAGTCCCAAGAAATTACACCGGCCAGAATCTCCGACACGCAGTATCAAAACGCGGCCCGTATTGCAAAAAAAATCTATAGCGTATTAAAAATGACCGGCTATACCCGAAGTGAGTTCATCTTTCAAGGGGATGAGCCCTATTTATTGGAAGTAAACACAACTCCCGGCCTTACGGAGGAAAGTATTCTTCCCCAACAGGCAAGGGAAGCCGGAATTTCACTATCCGAATTATTTGAAAGTGCAATTGAAGAAGCTTTGAAATAG
- the coaD gene encoding pantetheine-phosphate adenylyltransferase, with product MRRAIFPGSFDPLTLGHYDIIKRGITLFDELFIAIGINADKKYMFTLEERQKFIVEAFKDEPKIKVVTYEGLTVDFCKEVDADFILRGLRNPGDFEFEKAIAHTNRKLSEIETVFLLTSSGKSYISSSIVRDVIRNGGNYKGLVPDTVVVTGHRS from the coding sequence ATGAGACGAGCCATCTTTCCAGGTTCCTTTGATCCGTTAACATTAGGGCATTACGATATTATAAAACGGGGCATCACCCTTTTTGACGAACTCTTTATAGCCATTGGCATCAATGCGGACAAGAAATACATGTTCACCTTGGAAGAACGCCAAAAATTTATTGTGGAGGCCTTTAAGGATGAGCCAAAAATAAAAGTGGTGACCTATGAAGGGTTGACCGTTGACTTCTGCAAGGAAGTTGATGCGGATTTCATCCTTAGGGGCCTTAGAAATCCCGGGGATTTTGAATTTGAAAAAGCCATTGCCCATACCAATAGGAAGCTATCGGAAATTGAAACGGTATTCCTACTCACCTCCTCCGGAAAATCCTATATCAGTTCCTCTATTGTTAGGGATGTAATTAGAAATGGTGGCAACTATAAAGGGCTTGTTCCGGATACCGTAGTCGTTACAGGTCACCGAAGCTAA